ACGCGGCGGCGGCAGCGGCGTCGACGACGGCCGCCCGGTCCGCCGCGGTCAGTTCGCCCAGGACGTAGGAGACGGTGACGAGGTCGCTCTCGTCCAGGGCGAGCGCGGCGCCGATCCGGGCCCGCCGCCAGGTCGCGTCGCGCAGGTCCGGGTGGGCCGCGGCGATCTCCCGGCCCAGGGTGAGCGCGGGTTCGGCCCAGTCGAGCACGGTCACCGGCCGCGTCCCGGGCCAGGTGTCGGCGACGGCCCAGGTGGCGGCGCCGGTGCCGCCGCCGACGTCGACGTGGCCGCCGGGCGTCCAGCCGGGTACGGCCGCCGCGAACTCGGCGAGCGCCGAGCGGACCGCCTCGAAGGTGGCCGGCATCCGGTAGGCGGCGTACGCGGCCACGTCGGCGCGGTCGCGCAGGATCGGCGCGTCGGTCGGGGTGGTGCCCCGGTAGTTCGCGATCAGCCGCTCCACGGCGCCCGCGGCCTGCCGCGGCGGCAGTCCGTCGAGCAGACCGGAGAGCGCGCCCCGGAGGGTCTCCGAGGCAAGTACGACGTCGTTCACCGCACGATTCTCTCAGCCGGTACGGGGTGCTCGGGGCCGCCTGATCCGGGGCGGCCCCGGGCCCGCTCAGGTCCCGCGTGCGGCCCGTACGCCCCGGACCGCCCGCGCGAGCCGGGTGGCCGCCGCCGCCCGCGGCCGGTTGTCGGGGCGCCGCCGGCGCGGGTGCACGGTGGTGGCCAGCAGCACCAGGAAGGTGTCGGTGGCCGGGTCGAGGACGAGGGACGTCCCGGTGAACCCGGCGTGCCCGGCCGCGCCCCGCCCGGCCAGCTCCCCCATGAAGCGCGGCTCGTCCACGGCGAAGCCGAGCCCCGGCGGGGCCAGGAGCAGTTCGACGAGGTCGGGGCCGAGGATGCGGGCCGATCCGTAGGAGCCGCCCGCCAGCAGGGCGCGGCAGAAGACGGCGAGGTCGGTGGCCGTGGAGAACAGGCCCGCGTGCCCGGCGACCCCGCCCAGCGCCCAGGCGTTCTCGTCGTGGACCGCGCCGCGCAGCATGCCCCTGTCGGCCTTGGCCCAGGGCCGCCGCTGGTCCTCGGTGGCCGCCGCGCCGGGGCAGGGCCCGAAGCGGGTGGCCGTCATGCCGAGCGGGCGCGTGATCCCCTCGTGGACCAGGACGTCCAGGGGGCGGCCCGTGACGCGTTCCAGCACATGCTGGAGCAGCAGCAGGTTCAGGTCGGAGTACGTGTAGGTGCCGGGCACCCCGACGGGGGGTTCGGCGCGCAGCCGGGCGAGCCGGGCGGCCTGGTCGGGGCAGTCGTACAGCGGGATCTCGGGCCGCAGCCCGGAGGTGTGGGTGAGCAGTTGCCGCACGGTGACGCCGTGTGCGGCGGCGGCGTGGAACTCGGGGAGATAGGCGCCCACCTTCGCGTCCACGCCGAGCGTGCCCCGTTCGATCTGCTGCACCGCGGCGACCGCCGTGAACAGCTTGGTGACGGAGGCCAGGTCGAAGGGGGTGGCGACGGTCATGGGGACGCGTTCGTCGGGCGGGAGTTCGACGCCCCGGTCGGTGGCGGGGTCGTAGGACGCGTACCGTACGGCCCAGCCGGCGGCCTCCGCGACGGCGATCACCGGGCCGCGTCCGGCGACCACGACGGCGCCCGCCGCCCAGGGGTGCTCGCCCTCGGTGGCGGCGCGCACCTCGCGGACGAGGTGGCGCAGTTCGGCGGGGTCGAGCCCGGCCCGCTCGGGGCTGTCCCGCCGCAGTCTCGACGCGCTCAGCTGTCCGCTCCTTCGGCTCCCTCTGCTGCCCCTGCTGTTCCTGCTTCCCCTGCTGTTCCTGATGCCTCCGCTGCCGCTGCCGCCGCCGGTGTGCTCCAGGGACGGCACATTCCCACGAAGCAGCCGAGCGCCACCAGAGCCGCGGCCAGTTGGACCACGGCCATGGGTACGGCGGTGTGCTCCCCGGCGATCCCGACCAGCGGGGAGGCGACCGCGCCGATCAGGAAGGAGGAGGCACCGAGCAGGGCGGAGGCGGACCCGGCGTTGCGCTTGGTGCGCATCAGGGCGAGCGTCTGGGTGTTGGGCAGGGTGATGCCCATGGCGGACATCAGCACGAACAGCGCGGCGGCCACCGGGATCAGACCCACGTCGCCGAAGGCGCCCGCGGCCATCAGCAGCAGCGCGGTGGCCGCCGTGATGACGACGAGGAGGCCCGCGCCCAGCACCCGGTCCATGCGGAGCCGGCCGACCAGCACCGCGCCGTTGAGCTGGCCGACGGCGACCAGGCCGATCGAGTTCAGCCCGAACAGCAGGCTGAACGTCTGCGGGGAGGCGCCGTAGATCTCCTGGATCACGAACGGCGAGGCCGATATGTAGGCGAACAGGGAGGCGAAGGCGAAGCCGCCCGCGATCAGGTAGCCGGTGAAGACGCGGTCGGCGAGCAGCCGCCGCATCGAGCCCAGCGCCTCGCCGACGCCGCCCTCGTGCCGGGCGGCCGGCGGCAGCGTCTCGGGGAGCCGCGCCCACACCACCGCGCCGAGCAGCGCGCCCACCACCGTGAGCACGGCGAACACGCCCCGCCAGTCCGTCACCCGCAGGATCTGCCCGCCGATCAGCGGCGCGACGACCGGGGCCACCCCGGAGATCAGCATCAGGGTGGAGAAGAACCGGGCCATGGCCACGCCGTCGTACAGGTCGCGGACGACCGCGCGGGCGATGACGATGCCGGCCGCGCCCGCGAGGCCCTGCGCCAGCCGCAGCGCGACCAGCGCCTCGACGTTCGGTGCGAGCGCGCACAGGGCGGTGGCCACGACGTAGACGGCGAGCCCGGCGAGCAGCGGGCGCCTGCGGCCCCAGCGGTCGCTCATCGGGCCGACGACGAGCTGTCCGAGCGCCATCCCGGCCAGACAGGCGGTCAGGGTGAGCTGGACGGTCGCGGCGGGCGCGTGGAGGGTGCGGGTGACCTCCGGCAGCGAGGGCAGGTACATGTCCATCGCGAGCGGGGGTGTGGCGGTCAGGCCGCCCAGGATCAGGGTGACCAGCACACCGGTGCGGCGGGCCGAGCGGTCCGGCGGCGGGGATCCCGGTGACGGCCGGGGCCCAGGTGGCGTCTGAACTCCCGGCGGTGGCAGGGGCCCCGGTGGCGGCTGAGGTCCCGGCGGTGGCAGGGGTCCCGGTGCCGTCCGCGCGGCGGCCGGCTCCCCCGCGGCCTGCCTGTGCGGTGCCGACGCCCCACCCTCGGACATGTGTCCCTCCCTCTCCGACTGGTCCGCCACCTATGCTCTCAGCTCGTACACCGTGCCGAGGAACGCATGAGCGAGGGTGGGGTCCGTGATGCCTGGAATATCCGGTGGGGCGCAGGAGAAGGTCCGCTGGGGGATCCTCGCGACGGGCGGGATCGCCGCGGCGTTCACGGCGGATCTGGTGGACCTGCCGGACGCCGAGGTGGTGGCGGTGGGTTCGCGCCGCGCGGAGTCGGCGCGGGCGTTCGCGGACCGGTTCGGCATCCCGCGGGCGTACGGCACCTGGGAGGAGCTGGCCCACGACGCCGATCTCGACGTGGTCTACGTCGCCACCCCGCACGTCGCCCACCGGACCGCCGCGGGGCTGTGCCTTCGGGCCGGGCGGAACGTGCTGTGCGAGAAGCCGTTCACGCTGAACGTGCGCGAGGCCGGTGAACTGGTCGCGCTGGCCCGGCGGCAGGGGCGCTTCCTG
The sequence above is drawn from the Streptomyces sp. SAT1 genome and encodes:
- a CDS encoding serine hydrolase domain-containing protein; the encoded protein is MRNSRGSRNSRGSRGSRRSGQLSASRLRRDSPERAGLDPAELRHLVREVRAATEGEHPWAAGAVVVAGRGPVIAVAEAAGWAVRYASYDPATDRGVELPPDERVPMTVATPFDLASVTKLFTAVAAVQQIERGTLGVDAKVGAYLPEFHAAAAHGVTVRQLLTHTSGLRPEIPLYDCPDQAARLARLRAEPPVGVPGTYTYSDLNLLLLQHVLERVTGRPLDVLVHEGITRPLGMTATRFGPCPGAAATEDQRRPWAKADRGMLRGAVHDENAWALGGVAGHAGLFSTATDLAVFCRALLAGGSYGSARILGPDLVELLLAPPGLGFAVDEPRFMGELAGRGAAGHAGFTGTSLVLDPATDTFLVLLATTVHPRRRRPDNRPRAAAATRLARAVRGVRAARGT
- a CDS encoding multidrug effflux MFS transporter — encoded protein: MPPPGPQPPPGPLPPPGVQTPPGPRPSPGSPPPDRSARRTGVLVTLILGGLTATPPLAMDMYLPSLPEVTRTLHAPAATVQLTLTACLAGMALGQLVVGPMSDRWGRRRPLLAGLAVYVVATALCALAPNVEALVALRLAQGLAGAAGIVIARAVVRDLYDGVAMARFFSTLMLISGVAPVVAPLIGGQILRVTDWRGVFAVLTVVGALLGAVVWARLPETLPPAARHEGGVGEALGSMRRLLADRVFTGYLIAGGFAFASLFAYISASPFVIQEIYGASPQTFSLLFGLNSIGLVAVGQLNGAVLVGRLRMDRVLGAGLLVVITAATALLLMAAGAFGDVGLIPVAAALFVLMSAMGITLPNTQTLALMRTKRNAGSASALLGASSFLIGAVASPLVGIAGEHTAVPMAVVQLAAALVALGCFVGMCRPWSTPAAAAAAEASGTAGEAGTAGAAEGAEGADS
- a CDS encoding small ribosomal subunit Rsm22 family protein, translating into MNDVVLASETLRGALSGLLDGLPPRQAAGAVERLIANYRGTTPTDAPILRDRADVAAYAAYRMPATFEAVRSALAEFAAAVPGWTPGGHVDVGGGTGAATWAVADTWPGTRPVTVLDWAEPALTLGREIAAAHPDLRDATWRRARIGAALALDESDLVTVSYVLGELTAADRAAVVDAAAAAASATGAVVVVEPGTPDGYARIIEARDRLVAAGFRVAAPCPHSAACPIVPGTDWCHFSARVSRSSLHRQVKGGSLAYEDEKFSYVAATRAAPAPAPARVVRRPQIRKGQVLLDLCETDEQLHRRTVTKRHGDLYKAARDTDWGAAWPPQDGARYGD